From the genome of Deinococcus sp. JMULE3, one region includes:
- a CDS encoding DUF11 domain-containing protein, translating to MPRPSLLPLTLSALLSGAAALSIPNTASLSARGVRVNSNTVDLTRVAPCDPRVTPDGSAAQPARTLDLATPGSLLIPYQLTQAGDVPGPVRLTVTLSGAPDGARAQVQTPGGEPLDSVTLAPGETRRVNVALLAPQGAQGELDVNLAAQCGASSDPLNVTRVRLSPQVNLLLTHTVTPARSEVGRTVPFTLRLPNPAARAITPELTVTLPAGLSFVPGSARSGDRPVPATSGADGRVTFTPGPLEPGATLSVTYDALVTPQALPDPGTERNLQVPATARAPYAGQTLVAPEARAALIVAPGVFDRRATVIGEVFLDANGNGRRDPDDSPLAGARVLLANGRQILTDEQGRYALRDLTPGPWLLRLDPATAPFEPVPGLGARLVDVFALTRVDFALRLPDAQPTPAGTPDAPRDTTVRSGPVVVTRRVTAQPGGANLITLELSSARPVADVTVTDRAGPDDAPRSFRVTLLSGPVTFSYLTLTPAGPNDPDVLWREP from the coding sequence ATGCCCCGACCGAGCCTGCTGCCCCTGACCCTGAGCGCGTTGCTGAGCGGCGCGGCGGCCCTCAGCATCCCGAACACCGCCTCCCTGTCCGCGCGGGGCGTGCGCGTGAACTCGAACACCGTCGACCTGACGCGCGTGGCGCCCTGCGATCCGCGCGTCACGCCGGACGGCAGCGCCGCGCAGCCCGCCCGGACCCTGGACCTCGCCACGCCCGGCAGCCTGCTCATCCCGTACCAGCTGACGCAGGCGGGCGACGTGCCGGGCCCGGTCCGGCTGACCGTCACCCTGAGCGGCGCCCCGGACGGCGCGCGCGCCCAGGTGCAGACGCCGGGCGGCGAGCCGCTGGACAGCGTGACCCTCGCGCCGGGCGAGACCCGCCGCGTGAACGTGGCGCTGCTCGCCCCGCAGGGCGCGCAGGGGGAACTGGACGTGAACCTCGCCGCGCAGTGCGGCGCGAGCAGCGACCCGCTGAACGTCACGCGCGTGCGGCTCTCCCCGCAGGTGAACCTGCTGCTGACCCACACCGTCACGCCCGCCCGCAGCGAGGTGGGCCGCACGGTGCCGTTCACGCTGCGCCTGCCGAACCCGGCCGCGCGGGCCATCACGCCCGAACTGACGGTCACGCTGCCCGCCGGGCTGAGCTTCGTGCCGGGCAGCGCCCGCAGCGGCGACCGGCCCGTGCCCGCCACGAGCGGCGCGGACGGCCGCGTGACCTTCACGCCCGGCCCGCTGGAGCCCGGCGCGACCCTGAGCGTCACGTACGACGCGCTGGTCACCCCGCAGGCCCTGCCGGACCCCGGCACGGAACGCAACCTGCAGGTGCCCGCCACGGCCCGCGCCCCCTACGCCGGGCAGACCCTGGTCGCTCCGGAGGCCCGCGCGGCCCTGATCGTGGCGCCCGGCGTGTTCGACCGGCGCGCCACCGTGATCGGCGAGGTGTTCCTCGACGCGAACGGCAACGGCCGCCGCGACCCGGACGACAGCCCGCTGGCCGGAGCACGCGTGCTGCTCGCCAACGGCCGCCAGATCCTGACCGACGAGCAGGGCCGCTACGCGCTGCGTGACCTGACGCCCGGCCCGTGGCTGCTGCGCCTGGACCCCGCCACCGCGCCCTTTGAGCCGGTGCCGGGGCTGGGCGCGCGCCTGGTGGACGTCTTCGCGCTGACCCGCGTGGACTTCGCGCTGCGCCTGCCGGACGCGCAGCCCACCCCGGCAGGGACGCCAGACGCGCCGCGCGACACGACCGTGCGCAGCGGCCCGGTGGTCGTCACGCGCCGCGTGACCGCGCAGCCCGGCGGGGCGAACCTGATCACGCTGGAACTCAGCAGCGCCCGGCCGGTCGCGGACGTGACCGTCACCGACCGCGCCGGGCCGGACGACGCGCCGCGCAGCTTCCGCGTGACGCTGCTGTCGGGCCCCGTCACCTTCTCGTACCTGACCCTCACGCCGGCCGGACCGAACGATCCGGACGTGCTCTGGAGAGAACCATGA
- a CDS encoding universal stress protein, with protein MTHILVTTDGSELGHRALPHARALADVLHAQLTVLSVVLDDTMLVGEFAYIPPVSGPDEQARVQATEADLAERLPGAAVRAELARGRHTTRVILDVAAELEPDLIVMGTHGRSGLGRALLGSVAEGVAHHAPAPVLLVREGQPVTAWAAPGALGVPGGRPSGPVA; from the coding sequence ATGACACACATCCTGGTCACGACGGACGGCAGTGAACTCGGTCACCGCGCCCTGCCGCACGCGCGGGCGCTGGCGGACGTCCTGCACGCACAGTTGACGGTCCTGAGCGTCGTGCTGGACGACACCATGCTGGTGGGGGAGTTCGCGTACATCCCGCCCGTGAGCGGGCCGGACGAGCAGGCGCGCGTGCAGGCGACCGAGGCGGACCTCGCCGAGCGGCTGCCGGGCGCGGCGGTCCGGGCCGAACTGGCGCGCGGGCGGCACACCACGCGCGTCATCCTGGACGTCGCCGCGGAACTGGAACCGGATCTGATCGTCATGGGCACGCACGGGCGCAGCGGGCTGGGCCGGGCGCTGCTGGGCAGCGTGGCGGAGGGAGTGGCGCATCACGCGCCCGCGCCGGTCCTGCTGGTGCGCGAGGGGCAGCCCGTGACCGCCTGGGCCGCGCCGGGGGCGCTGGGTGTCCCGGGCGGACGGCCGAGCGGCCCGGTCGCCTGA
- a CDS encoding DUF11 domain-containing protein, whose product MDGLLNGRQRWWRALLLLAALLGALLGAARAGSCAAVACVSAGPRLVSVNSSQSAILNPLIGGLLGGNVTLSVLDWNAVAATDLRLGLFLDALRVQAGVATVDEALTTGVSVAGVLEAAAVAAEADGNTVGAGALRALKAQVAGLSGTVALGDLLKLNFPSGAFADARINALNLVTGGAQLFNQRNAVTTGSTPVTLSGFSVNLAGLGLGVGTATPTVQLFVQVVEPPVYVCGEQGSTFHTAAVRVKLNVNLNGLTVNVLGLPGATIALTNLNLYLEVARATGSLDLVNAVSQALTLKATPGLARLGLGQISDAVFFDRGRTAAMTLPAYAKIGEVTANLGLVLGTVNLDVEARSLADGTYPLSSVSAAPPYPQAVTVGSSSAAIPTLVGTLVTNLDVRLTPAPLQAVLDVLLAPVETTVGTVLQPTLVAVMQASVDQVLRLLGIGIGEAVFTVNSVSNGCRVTARIYRDAEPDGMPGAAETWDGPGTRVNLVSGASARQSVPVPAGAGTAQLGVPEGTHTLIVAGGAAGVAAQAPAGWVFVNPVGGSVTLTVAAGTASVTDPTFGLFEGDRVDGTLFRDDGFGGGAAHDAAAQPSEPRVVGRSVTVTGSGGSRSATTAADGSFTLFVPGGWTGVTLDFMGAETVTGVRVDGAATLATDALGSGVRPATLPVPAGAARVVTLGVTGRPALSPDRSGRSIAPGTLRYLHTLNPGSVGTLSFTKTGAFGRAFYLDSDCDGVVGAAERTPVTTVTVGDSWPRAADGTLRSCALEVEVSVPVNAASGTAEAATVTAQLAWAGSAVTDSAAVTDTTTVSPPAAITKTVENLTGAPGVVGTAALARPGDRLRYCLNVTNPAPDGVTDLTVSDTLTGAAGYEPGSLTLDGVALTDAADTDAGSVSGRTVTVTLATLTAGQTRQVCFEVTVP is encoded by the coding sequence ATGGACGGACTCCTGAACGGAAGGCAGAGGTGGTGGCGGGCCCTGCTGCTGCTGGCGGCGCTGCTGGGGGCGCTGCTGGGCGCGGCGCGGGCCGGGTCGTGCGCGGCCGTGGCGTGCGTGAGTGCCGGGCCTCGTCTGGTGAGCGTGAATTCCTCGCAGAGCGCGATTCTCAATCCGCTGATCGGGGGGCTGCTGGGCGGGAACGTCACCCTGAGCGTGCTGGACTGGAACGCGGTGGCCGCCACGGACCTGCGTCTGGGGCTGTTCCTGGACGCGCTGCGGGTGCAGGCGGGCGTGGCGACGGTGGATGAGGCCCTGACGACCGGCGTGAGCGTCGCGGGCGTCCTGGAGGCCGCGGCGGTGGCCGCCGAGGCGGACGGGAACACGGTCGGGGCGGGGGCGCTGCGGGCCCTGAAGGCGCAGGTGGCGGGCTTGAGCGGCACGGTCGCGCTGGGGGACCTGCTGAAACTGAACTTCCCCAGCGGGGCGTTCGCGGACGCGCGGATCAACGCGCTGAATCTCGTGACGGGCGGCGCGCAGCTGTTCAACCAGCGCAACGCGGTCACGACCGGCAGCACCCCGGTGACGCTCAGCGGGTTCAGCGTGAACCTCGCGGGGCTGGGCCTGGGGGTGGGCACCGCCACGCCGACCGTGCAGCTGTTCGTGCAGGTGGTCGAACCGCCGGTGTACGTATGCGGCGAGCAGGGCAGCACGTTCCACACGGCGGCGGTGCGCGTGAAGCTGAACGTGAACCTGAACGGCCTGACCGTGAACGTGCTGGGCCTGCCAGGTGCCACCATCGCCCTGACGAACCTGAATCTGTACCTGGAGGTCGCGCGGGCCACCGGCTCGCTGGACCTCGTGAACGCCGTGTCGCAGGCGCTGACCCTGAAGGCCACGCCGGGCCTGGCGCGGCTGGGCCTGGGGCAGATCAGTGACGCCGTGTTCTTCGACCGGGGGCGCACGGCGGCCATGACGCTGCCCGCGTACGCGAAGATCGGCGAGGTCACCGCCAATCTGGGGCTGGTGCTGGGGACCGTGAACCTGGATGTCGAGGCCCGCAGTCTGGCGGACGGCACGTACCCGCTGAGCAGCGTGAGCGCGGCGCCGCCGTACCCGCAGGCGGTGACGGTGGGCAGTTCCAGCGCCGCGATTCCCACGCTGGTGGGGACGCTCGTCACGAACCTCGACGTGCGCCTGACGCCCGCGCCCCTCCAGGCGGTGCTGGACGTCCTGCTGGCCCCGGTGGAGACGACGGTGGGCACGGTGCTGCAACCGACGCTGGTGGCGGTGATGCAGGCCAGCGTGGATCAGGTGCTGCGCCTGCTGGGCATCGGCATCGGCGAGGCGGTGTTCACCGTGAACAGCGTCTCGAACGGGTGCCGCGTGACCGCGCGCATCTACCGCGACGCGGAACCGGACGGCATGCCCGGCGCGGCCGAGACCTGGGACGGGCCGGGCACGCGGGTGAATCTCGTGTCGGGCGCCAGTGCGCGGCAGTCGGTGCCGGTCCCGGCGGGGGCGGGCACGGCCCAGCTGGGCGTTCCGGAGGGCACGCACACCCTGATCGTCGCGGGCGGCGCGGCGGGCGTGGCGGCGCAGGCGCCGGCCGGGTGGGTGTTCGTGAATCCGGTGGGGGGCAGCGTGACCCTGACGGTGGCGGCGGGGACAGCCAGCGTCACGGATCCCACCTTCGGGCTGTTCGAGGGTGACCGCGTGGACGGCACGCTGTTCCGCGACGACGGGTTCGGGGGCGGCGCGGCGCACGACGCGGCGGCGCAGCCGTCCGAGCCGCGCGTGGTGGGCCGCAGCGTGACCGTGACCGGCAGCGGCGGCTCGCGCAGCGCGACCACCGCCGCGGACGGGTCGTTCACGCTGTTCGTGCCCGGAGGCTGGACGGGCGTCACGCTGGACTTCATGGGTGCCGAGACCGTCACGGGCGTCCGGGTGGATGGCGCGGCGACCCTGGCGACCGACGCGCTGGGCAGCGGGGTGCGGCCCGCGACCCTGCCGGTCCCGGCGGGCGCGGCGCGCGTGGTGACGCTGGGCGTCACGGGCCGCCCGGCACTGAGTCCGGACCGGTCCGGGCGCAGCATCGCGCCGGGCACGCTGCGGTACCTGCACACCCTGAATCCGGGGTCGGTGGGCACGCTGAGCTTCACGAAGACCGGCGCGTTCGGGCGGGCGTTCTACCTGGACAGCGACTGTGACGGTGTGGTGGGGGCTGCCGAGCGCACGCCCGTGACGACCGTGACGGTCGGGGACAGCTGGCCGCGCGCGGCGGACGGCACCCTGCGAAGCTGCGCGCTGGAGGTCGAGGTGAGCGTCCCCGTGAACGCCGCCTCCGGCACGGCCGAGGCGGCCACCGTGACGGCGCAGCTGGCCTGGGCGGGCAGCGCGGTGACGGACAGCGCCGCCGTGACGGACACGACGACGGTCAGTCCGCCTGCGGCGATCACGAAGACGGTGGAGAACCTCACGGGCGCGCCGGGCGTGGTGGGCACGGCGGCGCTGGCGCGTCCGGGCGACCGGCTGCGCTACTGCCTGAACGTCACGAATCCCGCGCCGGACGGCGTGACGGACCTGACGGTCAGTGACACGCTGACGGGGGCGGCCGGGTACGAGCCGGGCAGCCTGACGCTGGACGGGGTCGCCCTGACCGACGCGGCCGACACGGACGCCGGGAGCGTGAGTGGCCGGACGGTCACGGTGACGCTGGCGACCCTGACGGCCGGGCAGACCCGGCAGGTGTGTTTCGAGGTGACGGTCCCCTGA
- a CDS encoding DUF11 domain-containing protein: protein MKGTTALLTAALSLLSAAMAAGTTQGTSITNTATLTYKDALNQNRTASSNIVTVTVRQVYVTTVTPDAAEGSIPAGRQLSTYVGGTRQYPYTLTNGGNGPDSFTLSFTQSGADDFNPGLTVYRDLDGDGNFTDEVTSPISLAADASVNLMVRATVPSGPQVGNTGVFALVATSTGDTSVTDTNNYAQLTVSADGLLGVTNTVSPGGTAVPGATLTYTVTGTVASGNPVGAVNNVVTVDGAPRSGVLITDTLSNLNFTALSSVSATNGAATALYSTDAGSTWTATNPGSGVNAVAILVEGSGSFLLAGNTVQLVYTAQVPATALAGSTVGGSAAARFDGNGDAATNELPETTTPVAVSTTVATVTGGAVGPSAFPQAGATGTYTLGGVTINRSGDTQATQTDIVAGTRVTFRQTLRNTGNASNDFTLAVSGAPSGWTCTVNTIDGSDTLGTLTNPVTVAALTDYAFAVSCTVPFSAAGSTNVALTVTATPAGGSADTTTSTVTAVTAAGLPQLGNGDGSDATAPTSTNVTVGGNPGENALFRLELLNGGPVDEAFTLSGPAGTVFYLDLDGDGVIDPGEPTVTTTAALTPGQSVNLIAAVPVAAGSATGTSPAVFTATSTLDATRTSSVTDTLRVNAVASGTFTADSSLSTIAGGTVTHAHTLTNTGNGAADYAAGPLPTTGGFAYAFSTSAAGPFTSTLGGTLAAGASTPVYVRVTAPALASGATDSQTRTVPVTLTMQDAPQPAVTLSVQDTTGVQSVVGTVNKSALLCADATCAATSAITDGKVSPGDIVQYTLQVVNSGTSTLYGALLSDTRPTSTTFVKLTGGASVLFSTDGGATWTATAPTALSGSNDFLAGLDTNGDSVIDDLDTLAPGAGFTVTFVVRIN from the coding sequence ATGAAAGGAACGACCGCCCTTCTGACTGCCGCCCTCAGCCTGCTCAGCGCCGCCATGGCCGCCGGGACCACGCAGGGCACCTCCATCACGAACACCGCGACCCTGACCTACAAGGACGCGCTGAACCAGAACCGGACCGCCAGTTCCAACATCGTGACCGTCACCGTCCGTCAGGTGTACGTGACGACCGTCACGCCCGACGCCGCCGAGGGCAGCATTCCCGCCGGGCGGCAGCTGAGCACCTACGTGGGCGGCACCCGCCAGTACCCGTACACCCTGACCAACGGCGGCAACGGCCCGGACAGCTTCACGCTGAGCTTCACGCAGTCCGGCGCGGACGACTTCAACCCTGGCCTGACGGTGTACCGCGACCTGGACGGCGACGGGAACTTCACCGACGAGGTCACCTCGCCCATTAGCCTCGCGGCGGACGCCAGCGTGAACCTGATGGTCAGGGCCACCGTCCCCAGCGGCCCGCAGGTCGGGAACACCGGCGTCTTCGCGCTGGTCGCCACATCCACCGGGGACACCAGCGTCACCGACACCAACAACTACGCGCAGCTGACCGTCTCCGCCGACGGCCTGCTGGGGGTCACGAACACCGTCTCGCCCGGCGGGACCGCCGTGCCCGGCGCGACCCTGACGTACACCGTGACCGGCACCGTCGCCAGCGGCAACCCGGTCGGCGCGGTCAACAACGTCGTCACCGTGGACGGCGCCCCCCGCAGCGGCGTGCTGATCACCGACACGCTGAGCAACCTGAACTTCACGGCCCTGAGCAGCGTCAGCGCCACGAACGGCGCGGCGACCGCGCTGTACTCCACCGACGCGGGCAGCACCTGGACCGCCACGAACCCCGGCAGCGGCGTGAACGCCGTGGCCATCCTGGTCGAGGGCAGCGGCAGCTTCCTGCTGGCCGGGAACACCGTGCAGCTGGTGTACACCGCGCAGGTGCCCGCCACCGCCCTGGCGGGCAGCACCGTGGGCGGCAGCGCGGCCGCGCGGTTCGACGGGAACGGCGACGCCGCCACGAACGAACTGCCCGAGACCACCACACCCGTCGCGGTGAGCACCACGGTCGCCACCGTGACCGGCGGGGCGGTCGGCCCCAGCGCCTTCCCGCAGGCCGGCGCGACCGGCACGTACACGCTGGGCGGCGTGACCATCAACCGTAGCGGCGACACGCAGGCGACCCAGACGGACATCGTCGCGGGCACCCGCGTGACCTTCCGGCAGACGCTACGCAACACCGGCAACGCCAGCAACGACTTCACGCTGGCCGTCAGCGGCGCCCCGAGCGGCTGGACCTGCACCGTGAACACCATCGACGGGTCCGACACGCTGGGCACCCTGACCAACCCCGTCACGGTCGCCGCGCTGACCGACTACGCCTTCGCGGTGTCGTGCACGGTGCCCTTCAGCGCCGCCGGCAGCACGAATGTCGCCCTGACCGTCACCGCCACCCCCGCAGGCGGCAGCGCCGACACGACCACCAGCACCGTCACGGCCGTCACCGCCGCCGGACTGCCGCAGCTGGGCAACGGGGACGGCAGCGACGCCACGGCGCCCACCAGCACGAACGTCACGGTGGGCGGCAACCCGGGCGAAAACGCCCTGTTCCGCCTGGAACTCCTGAACGGCGGACCCGTGGACGAGGCCTTCACCCTGAGCGGCCCGGCGGGCACCGTGTTCTACCTGGACCTGGACGGCGACGGCGTGATTGACCCGGGCGAGCCGACGGTCACGACCACCGCCGCCCTGACGCCCGGCCAGAGCGTCAACCTGATCGCGGCCGTGCCGGTCGCGGCGGGCAGCGCCACCGGCACCAGCCCAGCGGTGTTCACCGCAACCAGCACCCTGGACGCGACCCGCACGAGCAGCGTCACGGACACGCTGCGCGTGAACGCCGTCGCGAGCGGCACGTTCACGGCGGACAGTTCGCTCAGCACCATCGCGGGCGGGACGGTCACGCACGCGCACACCCTGACGAACACCGGGAACGGCGCGGCCGACTACGCCGCCGGGCCGCTGCCCACCACGGGCGGGTTCGCGTACGCCTTCTCGACCAGTGCCGCCGGGCCCTTCACGAGCACGCTGGGCGGCACGCTGGCGGCCGGGGCGTCCACCCCGGTGTACGTGCGGGTCACGGCGCCCGCGCTGGCCAGCGGCGCCACGGACAGCCAGACGAGGACGGTGCCGGTCACGCTGACCATGCAGGACGCCCCGCAGCCCGCCGTGACGCTCAGCGTGCAGGACACCACCGGCGTGCAGAGCGTCGTGGGCACCGTGAACAAGAGCGCGCTGCTGTGCGCGGACGCCACCTGCGCGGCCACCAGCGCCATCACGGACGGGAAGGTCAGCCCCGGCGACATCGTGCAGTACACCCTGCAGGTCGTGAACAGCGGCACCAGCACCCTGTACGGCGCGCTGCTGAGCGACACGCGCCCCACGAGCACCACCTTCGTGAAACTGACCGGCGGGGCCAGCGTCCTGTTCAGCACCGACGGCGGCGCCACCTGGACCGCCACGGCGCCCACCGCGCTGTCTGGCAGCAACGACTTCCTGGCGGGCCTGGACACCAACGGCGACAGCGTGATCGACGACCTGGACACCCTCGCGCCGGGCGCCGGGTTCACCGTCACGTTCGTCGTCCGGATCAACTGA
- a CDS encoding extracellular solute-binding protein, with protein sequence MKRTLLAVTALLLTGTSLAQTKTLTVYSGRAKTFVDPVVQQFERQTGIKVNVRYGTDAQLVAAIREEGSRSPADVYWGNSVGALGELAEEGKFTKLGAALTRNVSDDYLPDSRTWLPTTVRFRTLAYNTGKIKPDQLPDSIMDLPKMTSLKGRIGWTVSYPSFQDFLGVMIAQQGEQKTRAWIEGMKALQPKDYKTSNVGMLEAMRAGEIDVALTNHYYIQRVNRLSYPIDTYFFKNGDIGNLGNATGAGILKTSKNQASAARFLSALVAKDAQTFFLSVNFEYPVIGNILQPTTMLPYADVIKRSPKVDPTVMPKNIEKAQKLLRDAGLL encoded by the coding sequence ATGAAACGCACCCTGCTCGCCGTCACCGCCCTGCTGCTCACCGGCACCAGCCTCGCGCAAACCAAGACCCTGACCGTGTACTCCGGCCGCGCCAAGACCTTCGTGGACCCGGTCGTGCAGCAGTTCGAACGACAGACCGGCATCAAGGTCAACGTCCGCTACGGCACCGACGCGCAGCTCGTCGCCGCCATCCGCGAGGAAGGCAGCCGCAGCCCCGCCGACGTCTACTGGGGCAACTCGGTGGGCGCACTGGGCGAACTGGCCGAGGAAGGCAAGTTCACGAAACTGGGCGCGGCCCTGACCCGCAACGTCAGTGACGACTACCTGCCCGACAGCCGCACCTGGCTGCCCACCACCGTCCGCTTCCGCACCCTGGCCTACAACACGGGCAAGATCAAGCCGGATCAGCTGCCCGACTCGATCATGGACCTCCCCAAGATGACCAGCCTGAAGGGCCGCATCGGCTGGACGGTCAGCTACCCCAGCTTCCAGGACTTCCTGGGCGTCATGATCGCGCAGCAGGGCGAGCAGAAGACCCGCGCCTGGATCGAGGGCATGAAGGCCCTGCAGCCCAAGGACTACAAGACCAGCAACGTCGGCATGCTCGAGGCGATGCGCGCCGGTGAGATCGACGTCGCGCTGACCAACCACTACTACATCCAGCGCGTGAACCGCCTGAGCTACCCGATCGACACGTACTTCTTCAAGAACGGCGACATCGGCAACCTGGGCAACGCCACGGGCGCGGGCATCCTGAAGACCAGCAAGAACCAGGCCAGCGCCGCGCGTTTCCTGAGCGCCCTGGTCGCCAAGGACGCGCAGACGTTCTTCCTGAGCGTGAACTTCGAGTACCCCGTGATCGGCAACATCCTGCAGCCCACGACCATGCTGCCCTACGCGGACGTGATCAAGCGCAGCCCCAAGGTGGATCCCACCGTCATGCCGAAGAACATCGAGAAGGCGCAGAAGCTCCTGCGTGACGCCGGACTGCTGTAA
- a CDS encoding GGDEF domain-containing protein, translating to MRPFPLPTLFVPLLLLAAAHSVSLIYSHRAGELLTVSDRLYLFVPALAALASWQAVRGARDRRLAVWAAVCLTFLAGAEIILVAAYDLRDLRAPDYGVGDALYHAYYLGLVALLLGAARTGPRPAPRERRLTPPEWVLDSLITGVVVAELSWVLGLVPLLADPRTTLLFKSVNVSYVMLDVILLTLVLLRLRVDRAPTWPLVAGLLAYVAADLLYLIDGPVRIPVGLTDLLWTWGTTGQAVGFALLARRSAPAAPTPAAVTLIVRTLPYLAVLTACLILIFNGLSLDLRGRGVVWFTVTVFALVMVRQAYTLVDTNRLNRLLTEQAGQLQRSRDEMEYRALHDSLTGLLNRDGFRRLMQAQTGPRTLLMLDLDGFKPVNDTHGHAAGDRVLRDVAHRIHDVSETSFDAARLGGDEFALLSRAPLDAPQVRQIATRLIERLSDPFDVRGGHMHLSVSVGAAQGEPGVSPDALLGRADAALYRAKRSGGGRLHEAEALPDGLLPDPSGA from the coding sequence ATGCGCCCCTTCCCGCTGCCCACCCTGTTCGTGCCGCTGCTGCTGCTGGCCGCCGCGCACAGCGTGTCGTTGATCTACAGTCACCGCGCCGGGGAACTCCTGACCGTCTCGGACCGGCTGTACCTGTTCGTTCCGGCCCTGGCCGCGCTGGCCAGCTGGCAGGCGGTCCGCGGCGCGCGCGACCGGCGGCTGGCGGTGTGGGCCGCCGTCTGCCTGACCTTCCTGGCGGGCGCCGAGATCATCCTGGTCGCCGCGTACGACCTGCGGGACCTGCGCGCCCCCGATTACGGCGTCGGGGACGCGCTGTACCACGCGTACTACCTGGGGCTGGTGGCGCTGCTGCTGGGCGCCGCCCGCACCGGACCGCGCCCGGCACCCCGCGAGCGGCGCCTGACCCCGCCCGAATGGGTGCTCGACAGCCTGATCACCGGCGTGGTCGTCGCGGAACTCTCCTGGGTGCTGGGCCTCGTGCCGCTGCTGGCCGACCCGCGCACCACGCTGCTGTTCAAGTCCGTGAACGTGTCTTACGTCATGCTGGACGTGATCCTCCTGACCCTGGTGCTGCTGCGGCTGCGGGTGGACCGCGCGCCCACCTGGCCGCTCGTGGCGGGCCTGCTGGCCTACGTCGCCGCGGACCTGCTGTACCTCATCGACGGCCCCGTGCGCATTCCCGTCGGCCTGACCGACCTGCTGTGGACCTGGGGCACGACCGGGCAGGCGGTGGGGTTCGCGCTGCTCGCCCGGCGGTCCGCCCCCGCCGCGCCCACCCCGGCGGCCGTGACGCTGATCGTGCGGACCCTGCCGTACCTCGCGGTCCTCACCGCCTGCCTGATCCTGATCTTCAACGGCCTGAGCCTCGACCTGCGCGGACGCGGCGTCGTCTGGTTCACCGTGACCGTCTTCGCGCTCGTGATGGTCCGGCAGGCCTACACGCTGGTGGACACGAACCGACTCAACCGCCTGCTGACCGAACAGGCCGGTCAACTGCAACGCAGCCGCGACGAGATGGAATACCGCGCGCTGCACGACAGCCTCACCGGACTACTCAACCGCGACGGCTTCCGCCGGCTCATGCAGGCCCAGACCGGCCCGCGCACCCTGCTGATGCTGGACCTCGACGGGTTCAAACCCGTGAACGACACCCACGGGCACGCCGCCGGTGACCGCGTGCTGCGCGACGTGGCCCACCGCATCCACGACGTCAGCGAGACCAGCTTCGACGCGGCCCGCCTGGGCGGGGACGAGTTCGCGCTGCTCAGCCGCGCGCCCCTGGACGCCCCGCAGGTCCGGCAGATCGCCACGCGCCTGATCGAGCGGCTCTCCGACCCCTTCGACGTGCGCGGCGGGCACATGCACCTGAGCGTCTCGGTCGGCGCCGCGCAGGGCGAACCCGGCGTGTCCCCCGACGCGCTGCTGGGCCGCGCCGACGCCGCCCTGTACCGCGCCAAACGCAGCGGCGGCGGCCGTCTCCACGAGGCCGAGGCCCTCCCCGACGGACTGCTGCCCGACCCGTCCGGCGCCTGA
- a CDS encoding sulfite exporter TauE/SafE family protein has protein sequence MISAVTLAVIGVGLLAGVLGAILGLGGGVVVVPALEFILPHLGRDITIAQAVAISQIGVLAVGLSGAASYLQQGLVRARTGYLLAPYTIVGGAAGSFLGLILPARAVATVFAALLLYSAYNLLRGLKRVEAEREPSRLVLPAMTFAGVMSGLLGIGGGTVQVPVLNLLAGVPIRQAIATSTFIMGLTAVGNALVYQAGGLLDLRLAAGVALGVLIGARAGASLQSRIPAAQLKLLFSLLLIFTATQLLWKYWGQA, from the coding sequence GTGATCAGCGCCGTCACGCTCGCCGTGATCGGCGTGGGCCTGCTCGCCGGAGTGCTCGGCGCGATCCTCGGCCTGGGCGGCGGCGTCGTCGTCGTCCCCGCACTGGAATTCATCCTGCCGCACCTCGGGCGGGACATCACCATCGCGCAGGCGGTCGCCATCAGCCAGATCGGCGTGCTCGCCGTGGGCCTCAGCGGCGCCGCCAGCTACCTGCAACAGGGTCTCGTCCGCGCCCGCACCGGGTACCTCCTGGCGCCGTACACCATCGTCGGCGGGGCCGCCGGATCGTTCCTGGGCCTGATCCTCCCGGCCCGCGCGGTCGCCACCGTGTTCGCCGCGCTGCTGCTGTACTCCGCGTACAACCTCCTGCGCGGCCTGAAACGCGTGGAGGCCGAACGCGAACCCTCCCGGCTGGTCCTGCCCGCCATGACCTTCGCGGGCGTCATGAGCGGCCTGCTGGGCATCGGCGGCGGCACCGTCCAGGTCCCGGTCCTGAACCTCCTGGCCGGGGTGCCCATCCGGCAGGCCATCGCCACGAGCACCTTCATCATGGGCCTGACCGCCGTCGGCAACGCCCTGGTGTACCAGGCAGGCGGCCTGCTCGACCTGCGCCTGGCCGCCGGGGTGGCGCTGGGCGTCCTGATCGGCGCGCGCGCCGGAGCCAGCCTCCAGAGCCGCATTCCCGCCGCGCAACTGAAACTGCTGTTCAGCCTGCTGCTCATCTTCACCGCCACGCAACTGCTGTGGAAGTACTGGGGGCAGGCGTGA